A window from Kwoniella pini CBS 10737 chromosome 1, complete sequence encodes these proteins:
- a CDS encoding 3-isopropylmalate dehydrogenase, giving the protein MSDKTFKIAVLPGDGIGPEVVDQALKVLSTISEYSNLSLDLQKYDFGGIAIDNHGVPLPDVTLNACKAADAVLMGSVGGPKWGVGPVRPEQGILKLRKELGLYANIRPASFASENLLKRSPLKEEVAKGTDIIVLRELIGGIYFGDRQETDANGVAWDQCTYSIPEVERITRVAAKIALAADPPLPITSVDKANVLATSRLWRKTVTELMAKEYPQLKLEHQLVDSAAMIMVANPRKLNGVLLTENLFGDILSDESSVIPGSLGLLPSASLAGAPDANSTTMGLYEPIHGSAPDIAGQGIANPIGTILSAAMMLRYSLGKGKEASLIEKAVQKVLDSTDVGGYDFRTKDLGGDAKTEQVGDKVVEALKELLKQ; this is encoded by the exons ATGTCGGACAAAAC CTTCAAAATCGCTGTTCTTCCAGGAGATGGTATTG GTCCCGAAGTAGTAGACCAAGCTTTGAAAGTCCTCTCAACCATTTCTGAATACTCAAACCTCTCACTTGATTTGCAGAAATACGATTTCGGAGGTATCGCCATTGATAATCATGGTGTACCTTTGCCTGATGTAACTCTCAATGCTTGTAAAGCAGCTGATGCTGTGCTTATGG GTTCTGTTGGTGGACCAAAATGGGGTGTTGGGCCTGTCAGACCAGAACAAGGTATCCTCAAACtcagaaaagaattaggtCTTTACGCCAATATTCGACCAGCATCTTTCGCTTCTGAGAACCTTTTGAAAAGAAGTCCACTCAAAGAGGAAGTTGCTAAAGGTACTGATATTATCGTACTGAGAGAATTGATTGGAGGCATTT ACTTTGGCGATCGTCAAGAAACCGATGCAAACGGTGTAGCATGGGATCAATGTACATATTCCATACCTGAAGTTGAGAGAATAACAAGAGTGGCCGCGAAAATTGCTTTGGCTGCTgatccacctttaccaatCACTTCAGTTGATAAAGCCAACGTTTTAGCCACTTCTAGATTATGGAGAAAAACAGTGACGGAATTGATGGCTAAAGAATACCctcaattaaaattagaaCATCAATTAGTAGATTCAGCAGCTATGATAATGGTCGCTAATCCAAGAAAATTGAATGGTGTTTTGCTCACGGAAAACTTGTTCGGTGATAT CCTCTCCGACGAATCCTCAGTCATCCCTGGATCTCTCGGTCTTCTTCCTTCCGCTTCCCTTGCCGGTGCACCAGACGCCAACTCCACTACCATGGGTCTCTACGAGCC AATTCATGGATCCGCTCCTGACATTGCCGGTCAAGGTATTGCCAATCCGATCGGTACCATTCTCTCAGCTGCTATGATGTTAAGATATTCACTtggtaaaggaaaagaagcttCACTTATCGAGAAGGCTGTTCAAAAGGTATTAGACTCGACAGATGTTGGTGGATACGATTTCAGAACCAAGGATTTAGGAGGAGATGCAAAGACTGAGCAAGTTGGTGATAAAGTTGTCGAGGCTCTTAAAGAGCTTTTGAAGCAATAA
- a CDS encoding pre-mRNA-splicing factor RSE1, with protein sequence MHLLNLTLQAPSNITQAVVGSFSGAKGQEILAIRGGTKLEILKLNPATGQLDTICSTEAFGTVRNVLGFRLAGMTKDYILASSDSGRLSIIEFVVAPTPHFESLYQEVYGKSGSRRVVPGQYLAVDPKGRSCLVGASKLVYVLNRNSEGKLFPSSPLEAHRNHNLVTHIVGVDQGYDNPLYAALEMDYSESDEDPSGEAFENVQKYLTFYELDLGLNHVVRKWSEPTDRRANLLVQVPGGQNANSDRFDGPSGVLVCTEDHIIWKHMDVEAHRIPIPRRRNPLAQRGEKSRGLIIVAAVMHKIKGAFFFLMQSEDGDLYKVWIDHEGEDVKALKIKYFDTVPVANSLCILKSGYLFVASEFSDQNLYQFQALGDDDGEQEWSSTDYPDNGNVEGPLPFAFFNPRPLQNLLQVDTLSSLDPITDASVVNLLGPGSDTPQIYAACGRGPRSTFRTLKHGLDVSVLVSSPLPGVPTNVWTLKLTDEDEYDSYIVLSFPNGTLVLSIGATIEEVNDTGFLSSGPTLAVQQLGDSGLLQVHPYGLRHIRGADRVDEWPAPPGQTIVAATTNKRQVVIALSTAELVYFELDPEGSLSEYQDKKGLPGNATCLSIAEVPEGRRRTPFLAVGCDNQTVSVISLEPDSTLTTLSLQALTAPPSSICLAEIFDTSIDKNRATMFLNIGLANGVLLRTVVDPVDGSLSDTRLRFLGAKPPKLVRSTIHGQPSVMAFSSRTWLLYTYQDMLQTQPLIYDTLEYAWNLSAAMCPDGLIGISGNTLRIFTIPKLGEKLKQDVLPLTYTPRKFISHPYNTIFYMIESDHRTYAPSAVEKIINEKQASGSRVDATVLTLPPNEFGRPRAGAGHWASLLRVLDPLTNESIATFDLDEDEAAFSIAIAYFERGGGEPFLVVGTGVKTTLAPRGCQEGYLRVYAIKEQGRVLEFLHKTKTDDVPLCLAAFQGFLLAGVGKSLRLYEMGKKALLRKCENNSFPTGVATINVQGARIIVGDMQESTFYCVYRSVPTRQLLIFADDTQPRWLTCVTEVDYKTIVCGDKFGNIFLNRLDSGVSEKVDDDPTGATILHEKSFLMGAAHKTELLAHYNVGSIVTSITKIPLVAGGRDVLVYTTISGSVGALIPFVSMDDVEYMTTLEMHMRSQNVSLVGRDHLAYRGYYVPVKGVIDGDLCENFNLLPYSKQQAIAADLDADSVGEVLKKLEQMRTSSAF encoded by the exons ATGCATTTACTCAATCTTACCCTTCAAGCGCCATCAAATATCACTCAAGCTGTTGTCGGTTCCTTCTCTGGTGCGAAGGGACAAGAGATTTTAGCTATTCGGGGTGGAACTAAGTTGGAAatattgaagttgaatccTGCTACTGGTCAAT TGGACACAATATGTTCGACCGAG GCATTCGGAACAGTCAGAAATGTTTTAGGATTCAGATTGGCGGGAATGACAAAAG ACTACATACTGGCATCCTCAGATTCCGGTCGGTTATCAATAATCGAATTTGTAGTAGCGCCAACACCGCATTTCGAAAGCCTGTATCAAGAAGTGTATGGGAAATCGGGTAGTCG ACGTGTGGTACCGGGACAATACTTAGCAGTCGATCCAAAAGGTCGAAGTTGTTTAGTGGGAGC GTCGAAGCTAGTTTATGTATTGAATCGAAATTCTGAAGGGAAATTGTTCCCCTCTTCGCCGTTGGAAGCCCACAGGAATCACAATCTAGTAACGCATATCGTTGGTGTAGATCAG GGATATGATAATCCGTTATACGCTGCTCTGGAAATGGATTATTCGGAAAGTGATGAGGACCCATCTGGAGAGGCATTTGAGAATGTACAAAAG TACTTGACTTTCTACGAACTCGATCTGGGATTGAATCATGTAGTAAGGAAGTGGAGTGAACCGACGGATAGAAGGGCGAATCTACTAGTACAAG TACCTGGTGGACAAAACGCCAATTCTGACCGATTTGATGGACCGTCGGGTGTGCTGGTATGCACTGAAGACCATATAATATGGAAACATATGGACGTGGAGGCACACCGTATACCTATACCACGTCGGAGAAACCCATTAGCACAAAGAGGAGAGAAGAGCAGAGGGCTGATCATCGTGGCAGCAGTCATGCACAagatcaag GGAGCGTTCTTTTTCCTCATGCAATCCGAAGATGGCGATTTGTATAAAGTCTGGATAGATcatgaaggagaagatgtgAAAGCTTTGAAGATCAAGTACTTTGATACAGTACCAGTAGCAAATAGCTTGTGTATCTTGAAGAGTGGTTATTTATTCGTAGCAAGCGAGTTCAGCGATCA AAATCTGTACCAGTTCCAAGCTTTAGGTGACGATGATGGAGAACAAGAATGGTCCTCAACAGACTATCCAGACAATGGAAATGTTGAAGGGCCATTACCGTTCGCATTCTTCAACCCTCGCCCCCTTCAGAATCTGCTCCAAGTCGACACTCTCTCCTCTCTCGACCCTATAACGGATGCTTCGGTAGTCAATCTACTTGGACCCGGCTCCGATACACCTCAAATCTACGCTGCCTGTGGAAGGGGTCCGAGGAGTACTTTCAGAACTCTCAAACATGGTTTAGACGTTTCAGTTCTGGTCAGCTCGCCGCTACCTGGTGTTCCGACCAATGTATGGACGTTGAAGTTGACAGATGAGG ATGAATACGATTCGTATATTGTGTTATCATTCCCTAACGGTACACTTGTACTTTCGATCGGAGCAACGATCGAGGAAGTTAACGATACAGGATTCTTGTCCTCTGGACCCACGTTGGCGGTTCAACAATTAGGAGACTCCGGACTACTACAAGTCCACCCTTACGGTCTGAGGCATATCAGAGGCGCTGATAGAGTTGATGAATGGCCTGCACCACCTGGTCAAACCATTGTAGCCGCCACTACTAATAAACGACAAGTAGTTATCGCCCTCAGTACGGCTGAATTGGTCTACTTTGAACTGGATCCAGAAGGGTCTTTGAGCGAATATCAAGATAAGAAAGGATTACCTGGCAACGCTACTTGTTTGAGTATCGCAGAGGTCCCTGAAGGTAGACGAAGGACGCCTTTCTTG GCGGTTGGATGTGACAATCAGACTGTATCGGTCATCTCCCTTGAACCTGATAGCACCCTCACCACTCTTTCATTGCAG GCCTTGACTGCACCACCGTCCTCGATCTGCTTAGCAGAGATATTCGATACATCAATTGACAAGAATCGAGCCACCATGTTCCTGAATATCGGTTTGGCAAATGGTGTCTTACTTCGGACAGTAGTTGATCCAGTTGACGGTTCATTGTCCGATACACGACTACGATTCTTGGGTGCCAAACCACCCAAATTGGTTAGGTCTACTATCCATGGACAACCATCCGTCATGGCTTTCTCTTCACGAACATGGCTATTATATACATATCAAGATATGTTACAGACTCAACCGCTTATCTATGATACTCTTGAATACGCCTGGAATCTGAGCGCTGCGATGTGTCCTGATGGTTTGATCGGTATCTCTGGCAATACTTTAAG GATATTCACAATACCGAAATTAGGTGAAAAGTTAAAACAAGACGTTCTCCCGCTTACATACACCCCACGTAAATTCATAAGTCATCCATATAATACCATTTTCTATATGATTGAATCAGATCATCGAACGTACGCCCCATCAGCAGTagaaaaaatcataaatgAGAAGCAGGCTAGTGGAAGTAGAGTAGATGCAACTGTTTTGACTCTACCACCCAATGAATTTGGTCGACCTAGAGCTGGGGCAGGTCATTGGGCATCGCTTTTGAGAGTATTGGATCCTTTAACC AACGAATCCATTGCGACGTTCGATCTAGATGAAGACGAAGCTGCATTCTCCATAGCCATTGCTTACTTTGAACGAGGCGGAGGTGAACCTTTCCTTGTGGTCGGTACTGGAGTTAAGACCACTCTGGCGCCGAGAGGATGTCAAGAGGGGTACCTCAGAGTTTATGCTATAAAGGAGCAAGGGAGGGTGCTGGAGTTTTTGCACAAG ACTAAAACAGACGATGTACCTCTTTGTCTCGCTGCGTTCCAAGGCTTCTTACTTGCTGGTGTTGGCAAATCTTTGAGGCTGTATGAGATGGGTAAGAAGGCATTGTTAAGGAAGTGTGAAAATAAC AGTTTCCCAACCGGAGTGGCCACGATAAATGTACAAGGAGCCCGAATCATAGTCGGAGACATGCAAGAATCGACCTTCTATTGTGTATATCGATCGGTACCCACTAGACAACTGTTGATCTTCGCGGATGATACTCAGCCAAGATGGTTGACCTGCGTGACGGAGGTAGATTACAAAACGATAGTTTGTGGAGATAAATTCGGAAACATCTTCCTAAATAGATTGGATTCGGGTGTATCAGAAAaagtagatgatgatccaaCTGGAGCAACAATCTTACACGAaaaatctttcttgatgGGTGCCGCTCACAAGACTGAACTTCTTGCTCATTACAATGTTGGAAGTATCGTCACTTCCATCACCAAGATCCCTTTGGTCGCTGGAGGAAGAGATGTATTGGTATATACTACAATCTCGGGTAGTGTAGGAGCTCTGATACCATTCGTCAGTATGGATGACGTTGAATATATGACTACTCTGGAAATG CACATGAGATCGCAAAATGTTTCCTTAGTAGGACGTGATCATTTAGCTTATAGAGGATACTATGTCCCCGTAAAAGGTGTTATCGATGGAGATTTATGTgaaaatttcaacttgttaCCGTATAGTAAACAACAAGCTATAGCGGCTGATCTAGATGCGGATTCGGTTGGAGAAGTactgaagaaattggaacAAATGAGAACGAGTAGTGCTTTCTAA